One window of Cloacibacillus sp. genomic DNA carries:
- the nuoE gene encoding NADH-quinone oxidoreductase subunit NuoE, producing MVEKASEKQWEQLAELLGKYRGTKGSVIPVLQQAQEIFGYLPKEVLIEISKELSVPISQIFGVVTFYAQFHLEPRGENIIRSCQGTACHVRGAKKVLEAIRNKIGLKEEETTTPDLKFTLETVACIGACGLAPCIVVNDETHGRLTPESVNVILGKYA from the coding sequence ATGGTGGAGAAAGCGTCGGAAAAGCAGTGGGAGCAGCTTGCAGAGCTCCTAGGCAAATACCGCGGCACTAAGGGCAGCGTCATTCCCGTGCTTCAGCAGGCTCAGGAAATCTTCGGCTATCTGCCGAAAGAGGTCCTGATTGAGATCAGCAAAGAACTGAGTGTCCCCATCAGCCAGATATTTGGCGTGGTGACCTTCTACGCACAGTTCCATCTTGAACCGCGCGGAGAAAACATCATCAGGTCGTGCCAGGGCACAGCCTGCCATGTCCGCGGAGCCAAGAAGGTGCTTGAGGCCATTCGCAACAAGATAGGCCTCAAAGAAGAAGAAACAACGACCCCGGATCTCAAGTTCACGCTTGAAACAGTCGCCTGCATAGGCGCCTGCGGCCTTGCGCCGTGCATCGTCGTGAATGACGAGACGCACGGAAGGCTTACGCCGGAATCCGTCAATGTGATTCTGGGCAAGTACGCTTAA
- a CDS encoding NADH-dependent [FeFe] hydrogenase, group A6, with translation MELVKVTIDGKTVEVPSDFTVIEAAAKAGIRIPQLCYHPELAKEGACRVCIVEIEKARGLGAACVYPVADGMIVHTNTPKVRETRKTVMELLLANHPQDCLFCQKNNDCELQRTAADLGIREVPYAGDKRSATKDESNPSLVRDPNKCILCGRCIRACHERQGLDVYAFVNRGFKTIVEPAFGRGLDGVACTYCGQCAAVCPTAAICERDDTEKVFAAIADPKKYTVVQTAPATRVALGEALGLEPGQVVTGKMVAALRRLGFDKVFDTDFSADLTIMEEGHEFLDRVLHGGCLPMITSCSPGWINFIEIKYPDLLPHLSTAKSPQGMFGAVAKTYFAETQGLKPEDVYSVSIMPCTAKKAECVRPQLQSNPGIPDVDTVLTTRELGRMIKNAGIDFENLPEEEYDNPLGSSTGAAAIFGVTGGVMEAALRTVYAVLNDGKDIPGIIFEPVRGMEGIKEASVDVPINGETVTVKIAVAHTLKNAKTLMDKVRAGEADYHFIEVMACPGGCIGGGGQPQPVNAEIRAARTKALYSVDEAKELRQSHKNPDIVALYEKWLGKPLGEKSHHLLHTHYGAQPREF, from the coding sequence ATGGAACTTGTTAAGGTTACTATAGACGGCAAAACAGTAGAGGTGCCATCCGATTTTACCGTGATCGAAGCCGCTGCCAAAGCCGGAATCCGCATTCCTCAGCTCTGCTACCACCCAGAGCTGGCTAAAGAGGGCGCGTGCCGCGTCTGCATCGTTGAAATAGAAAAGGCGCGCGGACTTGGCGCAGCCTGCGTCTATCCCGTGGCGGACGGCATGATCGTTCACACCAACACGCCCAAAGTGCGCGAGACGCGCAAAACGGTAATGGAGCTGCTCCTTGCGAACCACCCGCAGGACTGCCTCTTCTGCCAGAAGAACAACGACTGCGAGCTGCAGCGTACGGCGGCCGACCTCGGCATTCGCGAAGTCCCCTATGCAGGCGACAAACGCTCAGCCACAAAAGACGAGAGCAATCCCAGCCTCGTGCGCGACCCCAATAAGTGCATCCTCTGCGGACGCTGCATCAGAGCGTGCCACGAACGCCAGGGCCTCGACGTTTACGCCTTTGTCAACCGCGGCTTCAAAACGATAGTCGAACCCGCCTTCGGACGCGGCCTCGACGGCGTCGCCTGCACCTACTGCGGACAGTGCGCCGCGGTCTGCCCGACAGCCGCCATCTGCGAGCGCGACGACACCGAAAAAGTATTCGCCGCCATCGCCGACCCGAAAAAATACACCGTCGTACAGACGGCTCCCGCCACACGCGTCGCCCTGGGCGAAGCGCTCGGCCTCGAACCCGGACAGGTCGTCACCGGCAAAATGGTGGCAGCCCTTCGCAGGCTCGGCTTTGACAAAGTATTCGACACCGACTTCAGCGCCGACCTTACGATAATGGAAGAGGGACACGAGTTCCTCGACCGCGTCCTCCACGGCGGATGCCTGCCCATGATCACCTCCTGCTCGCCGGGCTGGATCAACTTCATCGAGATCAAATATCCCGACCTCCTCCCGCACCTCTCAACGGCCAAATCGCCGCAGGGAATGTTCGGCGCGGTAGCGAAAACCTATTTCGCAGAGACCCAGGGACTTAAGCCGGAAGATGTTTACAGCGTATCCATCATGCCATGCACAGCCAAAAAGGCCGAATGTGTGCGCCCGCAGCTTCAGAGCAACCCCGGCATCCCCGACGTCGACACAGTTCTTACAACGCGTGAACTTGGCCGCATGATCAAGAACGCGGGCATCGACTTCGAGAACCTTCCCGAAGAAGAATACGACAACCCGCTTGGCTCGTCCACGGGAGCTGCCGCTATCTTCGGAGTGACCGGCGGCGTCATGGAAGCGGCGCTTCGCACAGTCTACGCCGTGCTCAACGACGGCAAAGACATCCCCGGGATCATCTTTGAACCCGTCCGCGGCATGGAAGGCATCAAAGAGGCCTCCGTCGACGTTCCCATCAACGGCGAGACCGTCACAGTGAAAATAGCGGTCGCCCATACGCTGAAAAACGCAAAGACCCTCATGGACAAAGTTCGCGCGGGCGAAGCCGACTATCACTTCATCGAAGTCATGGCCTGCCCCGGCGGATGCATCGGCGGCGGCGGACAGCCCCAGCCCGTCAACGCGGAAATCCGCGCCGCGCGCACAAAGGCTCTCTACAGCGTCGACGAAGCGAAGGAACTGCGCCAGTCGCACAAGAACCCCGACATCGTCGCGCTATACGAAAAATGGCTCGGCAAACCTCTCGGCGAGAAGTCACACCACCTTCTCCACACGCATTATGGAGCACAGCCCAGAGAGTTTTAG
- the nuoF gene encoding NADH-quinone oxidoreductase subunit NuoF, translating into MALVRAHVLVCTGTGCVSSGSKKVIAKLEEELKAKGLDKEVKIVETGCQGFCEQGPLVIIYPEGTFYTHVQESDIPEIVDEHLIKGRVVGRLLFKEPLTAKSVPDYADIAFYKKQHRLVLKNCGHINPDSLDEYIGADGYEGLAKVLLTMTPEQVVEEMKKTGLRGRGGGGFPTGMKWGFCQKSPGPKKYIICNADEGDPGAFMDRSLLEGDPHAILEGMIIGAYAIGADEGYIYCRAEYPLAIKRLKQAIAQAEEAGLLGQNILGTDFSCTLHIKEGAGAFVCGEETALMQSIEGNRGMPRPRPPFPAVKGLWGKPSNINNVETFANIPYIFRVGAEEYAKLGTEKSKGTKVFALTGKINNTGLAEVPMGISMREIIFEIGGGILNGKKFKAVQIGGPSGGCMPEELLDTPVDYDSLIAAGAMMGSGGLVVMDEDTCMVDVAKFFLTFTQSESCGKCTPCREGTKRMLEILTKITDGKGEEGDIEKLEKLASSIKAGALCALGQTAPNPVLSTLRYFRDEYEAHIKDKKCPAGQCQHLLSYKITEACKGCGICAKNCPVNAITGEPKKQYVIDQAKCIKCGVCFTKCPFKAIVRG; encoded by the coding sequence ATGGCTCTCGTAAGAGCTCACGTACTGGTCTGCACCGGCACAGGATGCGTTTCTTCGGGCTCAAAAAAAGTTATCGCCAAACTCGAAGAAGAACTCAAGGCAAAAGGCCTTGATAAAGAAGTAAAAATAGTAGAAACCGGATGCCAGGGATTCTGCGAGCAGGGTCCGCTGGTAATCATTTATCCTGAAGGCACCTTCTACACGCACGTTCAGGAGTCCGACATTCCCGAAATAGTCGACGAACATCTCATAAAGGGCCGCGTAGTTGGCCGTCTCCTCTTCAAGGAGCCGCTCACCGCAAAGAGCGTGCCCGATTATGCCGACATCGCCTTCTACAAAAAGCAGCACCGTCTCGTCCTCAAAAACTGCGGACACATCAACCCCGACTCGCTTGACGAATACATCGGCGCGGACGGCTACGAAGGCCTCGCAAAGGTGCTCCTCACAATGACGCCCGAGCAGGTCGTCGAAGAGATGAAAAAGACCGGCCTTCGCGGCCGCGGCGGCGGCGGCTTCCCCACAGGCATGAAATGGGGCTTCTGCCAGAAATCACCGGGCCCGAAGAAATACATCATCTGCAACGCTGACGAGGGCGACCCCGGCGCGTTCATGGACCGCTCGCTGCTTGAAGGCGACCCGCACGCCATCCTGGAAGGCATGATAATCGGCGCCTACGCCATCGGAGCCGACGAAGGATACATCTACTGCCGCGCTGAATACCCGCTTGCCATCAAGCGTCTGAAGCAGGCGATCGCCCAGGCCGAAGAGGCCGGGCTTCTTGGCCAGAACATCTTAGGCACAGACTTCAGCTGCACCCTCCACATCAAAGAGGGAGCGGGAGCCTTTGTCTGCGGCGAAGAAACGGCCCTCATGCAGTCCATCGAGGGCAACCGCGGCATGCCGCGTCCGCGTCCTCCGTTCCCCGCTGTAAAGGGACTCTGGGGCAAGCCTTCAAACATCAACAACGTTGAAACATTCGCGAACATCCCCTACATCTTCCGCGTCGGCGCCGAAGAATACGCAAAGCTCGGCACCGAAAAGTCAAAGGGCACAAAGGTCTTCGCGCTTACCGGAAAGATAAACAACACCGGACTTGCCGAAGTGCCGATGGGCATCTCGATGCGCGAGATCATCTTTGAAATAGGCGGCGGCATCCTGAACGGCAAGAAATTCAAAGCCGTGCAGATAGGCGGCCCCTCCGGCGGATGTATGCCGGAAGAACTGCTCGACACCCCCGTCGACTACGACTCGCTCATCGCGGCGGGCGCAATGATGGGCTCCGGCGGCCTCGTCGTAATGGACGAAGACACCTGCATGGTAGACGTCGCGAAATTCTTCCTCACCTTCACACAGTCCGAATCCTGCGGCAAATGCACGCCATGCCGCGAGGGAACGAAGCGCATGCTTGAGATCCTCACCAAGATAACGGACGGCAAGGGCGAAGAAGGCGACATCGAAAAGCTGGAAAAACTGGCCTCATCCATCAAAGCCGGCGCGCTCTGCGCACTCGGCCAGACGGCTCCGAACCCGGTCCTTTCCACGCTTCGCTACTTCAGAGACGAATACGAAGCGCACATCAAAGACAAGAAGTGCCCAGCGGGACAGTGCCAGCATCTTCTCAGCTACAAGATCACCGAAGCCTGCAAAGGCTGCGGCATCTGCGCCAAGAATTGCCCTGTCAACGCGATCACCGGCGAACCGAAGAAGCAGTACGTCATCGACCAGGCAAAGTGCATCAAGTGCGGCGTATGCTTCACCAAATGCCCGTTCAAGGCGATTGTGCGCGGCTAA
- a CDS encoding (2Fe-2S) ferredoxin domain-containing protein: MAIKSLEDLRKIKDEAKKHTEARKLNERQIIIGMGTCGIAAGARQIMTAVLEELAKRNIHDVAVLQTGCIGMCQKEPLLDIVRPGEDRVTYGPVSPTDVPRIIADHLVNGQVVEDLVVAKIPAKEA, translated from the coding sequence ATGGCAATCAAGAGTCTTGAAGATCTTCGCAAAATAAAAGATGAAGCAAAGAAACATACAGAGGCCAGGAAGCTCAACGAAAGACAGATAATCATCGGCATGGGCACCTGCGGCATAGCGGCCGGAGCCCGTCAAATTATGACCGCCGTTCTCGAAGAGCTTGCAAAGCGCAACATCCATGACGTGGCCGTGCTCCAGACCGGCTGCATCGGTATGTGCCAGAAAGAGCCTCTTCTCGACATAGTGCGCCCTGGAGAAGACAGAGTCACCTACGGCCCCGTGAGCCCCACGGACGTGCCGCGCATCATAGCTGACCATCTCGTCAACGGGCAAGTGGTGGAAGATCTGGTAGTAGCTAAGATCCCCGCCAAAGAAGCATAG